One Gossypium raimondii isolate GPD5lz chromosome 3, ASM2569854v1, whole genome shotgun sequence genomic window carries:
- the LOC105795362 gene encoding LOW QUALITY PROTEIN: amidophosphoribosyltransferase, chloroplastic (The sequence of the model RefSeq protein was modified relative to this genomic sequence to represent the inferred CDS: inserted 1 base in 1 codon), translating to MAASTTNLSPLASHLSKPITXQTPFYLVPQTLLNPLYFPLKPLFRTHKPHCTVSSKNPIADFFPANKPNPEPSFIPSFTDDDKPREECGVVGIFGDPEASRLCYLALHALQHRGQEGAGIVAVNNNVLQSVTGVGLVSDVFNETKLSQLPGEMAIGHVRYSTAGSSMLKNVQPFVAGYRFGSVGVAHNGNLVNYRTLRATLEDNGSIFNTSSDTEVVLHLIAISKARPFFLRIVDACEKLEGAYSMVFVTEDKLVAVRDPYGFRPLVMGRRTNGAVVFASETCALDLIEATYEREVNPGEVLVVDKKDGVQSLCLLPHPEPKQCIFEHIYFALPNSVVFGRSVYESRHVFGEILATEAPVDCDVVIAVPDSGVVAALGYAAKAGVPFQQGLIRSHYVGRTFIEPSQKIRDFGVKLKLSPVRGVLEGKRVVVVDDSIVRGTTSSKIVRLIKEAGAKEVHMRIASPPIIGSCYYGVDTPSAEELISNRMSVEEIREFIGCDSLAFLPFNSLQKMLASDSQKFCYACFSGKYPVMPKEVKVKKVGDFLDDGLNGPMDSIDGGWVTGPKNIDVEKEIDPLYQQSKI from the exons ATGGCTGCCTCCACCACCAACCTCTCTCCTTTAGCATCACATCTATCAAAACCCATCA AACAAACCCCCTTTTATCTCGTCCCCCAAACCCTACTAAACCCCCTTTATTTCCCTCTCAAACCTCTTTTCCGTACCCACAAACCTCACTGCACCGTCTCCTCCAAAAACCCCATCGCCGACTTCTTTCCGGCAAACAAACCCAACCCAGAACCCAGTTTTATCCCTTCTTTCACCGACGATGACAAGCCCCGTGAAGAATGCGGCGTTGTGGGTATATTCGGTGACCCAGAAGCCTCACGTCTCTGCTATTTAGCCCTCCATGCCCTTCAACATCGTGGACAAGAAGGTGCTGGTATTGTAGCAGTGAATAACAATGTTCTTCAATCGGTCACCGGTGTCGGTTTAGTTTCCGATGTGTTTAATGAAACCAAACTTAGTCAATTACCTGGTGAAATGGCAATCGGACATGTAAGATATTCAACCGCCGGTTCATCAATGTTAAAAAATGTACAACCTTTTGTAGCTGGTTACAGGTTTGGTTCTGTTGGTGTTGCACATAATGGGAATTTAGTGAATTATAGAACTTTAAGAGCTACCCTTGAAGATAATGGTTCAATTTTTAATACTAGTTCAGATACTGAAGTTGTTCTTCATTTAATTGCTATTTCAAAAGCTAGgccattttttttaagaattgttGATGCTTGTGAAAAGCTTGAAGGTGCTTATTCAATGGTGTTTGTAACTGAAGATAAACTTGTTGCTGTACGTGATCCTTATGGATTTAGGCCTTTAGTTATGGGAAGGAGAACCAATGGTGCCGTCGTGTTTGCTTCCGAGACGTGTGCACTCGATTTAATCGAAGCGACGTATGAACGAGAAGTGAATCCCGGTGAAGTTCTTGTTGTTGATAAAAAAGATGGTGTTCAATCACTCTGCTTGTTGCCTCACCCTGAACCAAAGCAATGTATTTTCGAGCATATTTACTTTGCTTTGCCGAATTCGGTTGTGTTCGGACGGTCTGTTTACGAGTCTCGACATGTTTTTGGTGAAATACTTGCTACTGAAGCTCCGGTTGATTGTGATGTTGTGATTGCAGTGCCGGATTCTGGTGTGGTAGCTGCTCTTGGTTATGCAGCTAAAGCAGGGGTTCCGTTTCAACAAGGGTTGATTCGGTCTCATTACGTTGGAAGAACGTTTATCGAGCCTTCGCAAAAGATTAGAGATTTTGGGGTTAAGCTTAAGCTTTCCCCGGTTCGTGGTGTGTTGGAAGGTAAAAGGGTTGTGGTTGTTGACGACTCGATTGTTCGTGGAACCACATCTTCAAAAATTGTTAGGTTGATTAAGGAAGCAGGGGCTAAGGAAGTTCATATGAGGATTGCTAGCCCACCGATTATCGGTTCTTGCTATTACGGAGTGGATACGCCAAGCGCGGAGGAATTGATATCGAACCGAATGAGTGTTGAGGAGATCCGAGAGTTCATTGGATGTGATTCCCTCGCGTTCCTCCCATTCAATAGCTTGCAGAAAATGTTGGCTAGCGATTCTCAAAAGTTCTGTTACGCTTGCTTCTCCGGCAAGTATCCTGTTATGCCGAAGGAGGTTAAAGTGAAAAAAGTAGGTGATTTCTTGGATGATGGATTGAATGGACCTATGGATTCCATCGATGGAGGTTGGGTTACAGGTCCAAAAAATATTGATGTTGAGAAAGAAATCGATCCGTTGTATCAACAGagtaagatttag
- the LOC105795364 gene encoding uncharacterized protein LOC105795364 has translation MNSTMEEPETSLVEEREELMVSPDSENENKNPCLRTAHFLKPISSSLETPLPKLPSQRFSSIEPKDLPLSISFHGWRCRASNWSAWVEKMVVLHESTWKEAGIYEAIVNSTYQIKRNSDLVLGLAEKWCCGTKSFLFSWGEASVTLEDMMILGGFSVLGSPVFTPLEAEESKEAEENLKSARIEIVRSKAKKACPRLWMQRFMDSGNEIEHEAFLSFWLSRYVFTNAHETIREHVFPIAVHLARGTRLALAPAVLASIYRDLCLLKDAITASTKMGKEEVFKLTLWSPFQLVQVWAWERFAELRPKPNPIVKGEQRLVQWHDVSCKVENVRLALELANGSFEWRPYTMQIDNWKQPKFYREKEFCIWTTARLDKELESFVRCLKVCELVGLDCIEQYFPHRVARQFGIDQDIPSCVPQSKDQTPELAWLNYCESLTGVKLYIPSWLYKAGVTARYLKWWNKSVLESKGAAKGLKKSAKKPKGKKQEKSSSGCLGFHQTIESFPGKAEANDPSVSPNCSTKSLKKQGDNINKTTNASGSFSRFPLRKSKSVSQILEEKQVSNNDSMSSSCRRTSMKSAKNLKRKKEVKEKSTSPNVPLGSSKESVQTLKRKDKDEKDSASPGFIKKCMKKSAVRSKGMKEDTPLSASSRFASGSSKKPASVVKDKEEGSSDSAHQVLPLANAKKLPSTVERKKGPSADDPICSVRKFDGKEAEDCLEDNNPTIAEMMRSCKKRRKVKTKDSDDDGNPSGHSQGLSSTIADDEVVKYLEPLAILAEKVIEDESVLRIGETFEGPYKDQREPKIVQEEIVMGESEQTVKDAEDGLPKQPVPEMLSINGVEGECSCYAVDIPGLTLEARISRLEKLVEELKAMRSACK, from the coding sequence ATGAATTCAACCATGGAAGAACCAGAAACAAGCTTAGTTGAAGAAAGGGAAGAGCTCATGGTTTCACCCGATAGCGAAAACGAAAACAAAAACCCTTGTTTAAGAACAGCTCATTTCCTCAAACCTATTTCAAGTTCCCTTGAAACCCCACTTCCTAAGCTTCCTTCACAACGTTTTTCTTCAATTGAACCTAAAGATCTGCCTTTAAGTATCAGTTTCCATGGGTGGAGATGCAGGGCAAGTAATTGGTCGGCATGGGTTGAAAAGATGGTTGTTTTACATGAATCAACTTGGAAGGAAGCTGGTATCTATGAAGCCATCGTGAATTCAACTTATCAGATTAAGAGAAACAGTGATTTAGTTCTTGGTTTAGCTGAGAAATGGTGTTGTGGGACTAAAAGTTTCTTGTTTTCTTGGGGAGAAGCTAGTGTTACACTTGAAGATATGATGATCCTTGGGGGGTTTTCTGTTCTGGGTTCCCCTGTTTTCACCCCACTCGAAGCTGAAGAATCGAAGGAAGCCGAAGAGAATTTAAAGAGTGCAAGGATCGAAATCGTGAGAAGCAAAGCTAAAAAGGCTTGCCCTCGTTTATGGATGCAGAGATTCATGGACAGTGGCAATGAAATCGAGCATGAAGCGTTTCTTTCCTTTTGGCTTTCGAGGTATGTTTTCACTAATGCACACGAAACGATTAGGGAACATGTTTTTCCCATTGCAGTTCATTTAGCTAGAGGGACAAGGCTTGCGTTAGCACCTGCTGTACTTGCTAGTATTTATAGAGATTTGTGTTTGTTGAAAGATGCAATTACCGCTTCAACTAAAATGGGGAAAGAAGAGGTGTTTAAGCTTACCCTTTGGTCACCATTTCAATTAGTTCAGGTTTGGGCTTGGGAGAGATTTGCCGAGTTAAGACCCAAACCGAATCCGATAGTGAAAGGTGAGCAAAGGTTGGTTCAATGGCACGATGTGAGTTGCAAGGTTGAGAATGTGAGGTTAGCTCTAGAGTTAGCTAATGGAAGTTTTGAATGGCGGCCTTATACGATGCAGATTGATAACTGGAAACAACCTAAGTTTTATAGGGAGAAGGAATTTTGTATATGGACTACTGCACGTCTCGATAAAGAGCTAGAGTCCTTTGTTCGTTGTTTGAAGGTCTGTGAGCTAGTGGGGCTTGATTGCATAGAACAATACTTTCCCCATCGAGTTGCGAGGCAATTTGGAATAGATCAAGATATTCCCAGTTGTGTTCCTCAATCAAAAGATCAGACTCCTGAGCTTGCCTGGCTCAATTACTGTGAATCACTCACTGGTGTAAAATTATACATTCCTTCTTGGCTATATAAAGCTGGTGTTACGGCACGGTACTTGAAATGGTGGAACAAGTCGGTATTGGAGAGCAAAGGAGCAGCTAAGGGGTTGAAGAAATCAGCAAAGAAGCCTAAAGGAAAGAAACAAGAGAAAAGTTCTTCTGGTTGCCTTGGCTTTCATCAGACAATAGAGAGTTTCCCTGGAAAGGCTGAAGCTAATGATCCGTCGGTTTCTCCTAATTGCTCCACGAAGAGCTTGAAGAAACAAGGAGACAATATCAACAAGACTACTAATGCTAGTGGTTCCTTCTCTCGTTTTCCTCTTAGGAAATCAAAGAGTGTATCCCAGATTTTAGAAGAAAAGCAAGTGAGCAACAATGATTCTATGTCCAGCTCTTGCAGAAGGACCTCTATGAAATCAGCCAagaatctgaaaagaaagaaagaagtcAAGGAGAAATCTACTTCTCCCAATGTTCCTTTGGGAAGTTCCAAAGAATCAGTACaaactttgaaaagaaaggACAAAGATGAGAAAGATTCTGCTTCTCCCGGTTTCATTAAGAAATGCATGAAAAAATCCGCAGTGAGATCTAAAGGAATGAAGGAAGATACTCCTTTGTCTGCCTCTTCTAGATTTGCTTCAGGAAGCTCCAAAAAACCAGCATCGGTTGTGAAAGACAAGGAGGAAGGTAGCAGCGATTCTGCCCATCAGGTTTTACCTTTAGCGAATGCAAAAAAATTACCCAGCACTGTTGAAAGGAAGAAGGGACCCAGTGCCGATGATCCTATTTGTTCCGTGCGGAAGTTTGATGGAAAGGAAGCAGAGGATTGTCTTGAGGATAATAATCCAACTATAGCAGAAATGATGAGATCTTGCAAGAAGCGTCGTAAGGTCAAAACTAAAGATTCTGATGATGATGGAAACCCATCAGGCCATTCTCAAGGTCTTTCATCAACAATTGCAGATGACGAGGTTGTTAAATATTTGGAGCCATTAGCAATATTGGCCGAAAAGGTTATCGAGGATGAATCTGTGCTAAGAATAGGGGAAACTTTTGAAGGTCCCTACAAGGATCAGAGAGAACCAAAGATAGTGCAGGAGGAAATTGTGATGGGAGAATCAGAACAAACAGTTAAAGATGCAGAGGATGGCCTGCCAAAACAACCAGTTCCCGAAATGCTAAGCATCAATGGTGTTGAAGGAGAGTGCAGTTGCTATGCAGTTGACATACCGGGATTAACACTTGAAGCTCGGATTAGCAGGCTTGAGAAACTGGTTGAAGAGCTAAAAGCAATGAGATCTGCTTGCAAGTAG